The Hippoglossus hippoglossus isolate fHipHip1 chromosome 16, fHipHip1.pri, whole genome shotgun sequence genomic sequence GAGCAAAGAGATCATCCTTAAATAAACTGGGACTGAAAGTGACCGAAGGTGAAAAGGTTTCATCTCGACGGCTGCGGATGTTCGTACCTTTCCCAGTCTGTCGAACAGGATGGCGTGAAGAGGTTTCAGATCAGCTGGCTTCATCTTGGTGAGCTGGAAGCTGGTGCGTGGAATGTCTCCTAATTTATCTCCACTACCTGAAAAGATGTGAAGTCAAAAGAACGTCAGTATTATATCTGTAAATATCCGGATAGCTCCtctttaaataacaaatattcatCTCCAGGAATGAAGCCATGTCTCTCATAGTTGAATATTCACCATCTTCAATCTTGAGCTTCTCCATTTCCTTGGGTGCCTGGAAATTGAACCTCTCGAAGGTTTTCTTTGGCCGCTTGCCCTCGATGATGTCACCAACAACTGTAACgaggatgaaaaacagaaagtaaacaaTAGAGATGTTCCACAACCAACACCAGCATCAAACATGCATCCGATGCTGCCGTAAATGGCGAGTCGCGCATTAGCGAGTATGTGAATCTATGTTTCACTGATGTGATACCACGTCTTTAATGCATTTTAGTACTTTCACCCTCAAAAactgccgcccccccccccagaaatcccttcttcttcactgctcaAAAACAGCAGTTGCGGTGCACTGCCACTGCCAACTACTGTTTTTAGAGCGGTGAAGAAGTTTAACATCTAAAGCAAACTGAGCCACAGACTAAACTATGACGACCAGTGACAGCTCCTGTATGAACTGATTCGTTTCAGGTTTCACCACCACAGAAGAATCAGCTGTTGTGTCAAACGTCTCTTTACCGGATGCTTTGACACGACTCATGTTCACACTGGAAAGCTCTTCCTGCGACGTCTCCTGCTGGTCCTCCACTTGCTCCTCGGACACTGCAGAGCTGTCCACGGCTTCCTCCACCACTTCACTCATGTCTGCCTCCGTCCGTCTGAGTGTCAACGTGTCCTGACGGGAGGAAGACAAACGGGTTGACAGAGACTTGTATCCAGATGTGTACCAACAAGCACACAGAGGATTTCATAGAGTTCAACTTCTctgtagactgtaaatacaagTTTATACCAACAATCTGGATTCATATGTGAAAACTGCAGGAAGTATCTGCCGCCGTTGTAAGTATTATCTATTACATATTGAAATACTTATTGGACAGCAGCAGCCAACTAAATGCTTGTAAATCAAAGATccaccttctctctccttcttcttcacaaTAAACGTCGGAGTTGATTCGCGCGCTCAAACTTGCCCCCGGTTCAAAGCGGTTAGCTCCTGTTAGCCCGCCATCCCACTGCGGAGAGAACTACAACTCCCACACTCCCCCCCGGGCCGCtgcggcgtgtgtgtgtgcgcgctcctCACCCGGTGCTGACCGTTTCCCGGTGGCTTTCAGAACCGAACCcggtgtcggtgtgtgtctgcgcgGAGCTCCGTGTTGTTAGCTCCGTGTTGTTACCCGCCTCCTGCTAGCGcggacttcttcttcttctcctgggGATTAATGGCGGCTGGCGAACAACTCAtcggtgcattaccgccaccgtctggaggaggaggagagtgcaGCGGTAGATTGGCACTAAAGTAAAGTTCAgatgaaactttattgatccacacttgttacagcagcagctcaggatgaagagacaagagaatCAAATCATTCAATGTGACTATGTACAAAGTAAAACCTTTCACTGATGGTTTTTATAGAACTttataagtaaagtgcagtgacacaggatgattgcacgagCACCTACATGTTTTTGAATGCTGTACCAATGTGTTCCTGTGTAATTTAAATCTCTGTATTCTTGCCATGTTTTGTGACTGTATTCGTTAATGATAGTTTTGCTTAATGGTGCCTGTACGTCGTTGTTTTGCCAAAATATCTGCCTTCTCATTCCCTTCCACTCCCACGTGAGCAGGAACCCGTAGGAAGGAGATATTCAACCCTCTCTGATATAAATTTAATTATtgcatatataataataaaacaacaatcacCCGTTAAATATGTTTCTCTACTAATAATATTTCCATGTGTGTAATTGTATTTTAgtcttttatctgttttcattttcatgttctCTTGTTGACGTCATTctgagtctctgctgctgtaacaactgtaACGGACCAATGacgattatcttatcttattataGATGTGGAGTTAGTTACTGTTGTCTAACTGTGACAGAGTCTCTGAAACATTCCGCTCGTTAGTGTTCATATTTCAAAACTGGAAAAGTGATTCCAGAAGTTTCAGTTATTTTATCTGCAGCATCTATTCATTCATTGTTTGTGGAGTTCATGTGGACATTTCATTCTGTAAAACGTGAGGAAGACATGAAgctttcagattttaaatatcCACCTGGACGTCGTCCTGTCTgtattgccccctggtggctggctgcaatatccgtcataaaccctgccacctccatgttagcagatgggacatggaccaaactaaaacatctaagtagacgttaaataaatgtttgtaaagatgtttctgtcatttcaggtcgttcttatctctctgatgtttgttcagttgatcagtttggtttgaatttgttatttgatgatataaaaacagtctcatctgtcaatcatgacgtatGACATGATTGGTCAGGTTTGGGACCTCGACCCACGGCTCCACAatcagagatattttggcttccttCATGTACATGGGACgagtgtcgtccatctttatacggTCTGCAACAACAACCCTCAAACAGTGTGACGGTCTTCGTGACATTAATCTCCCTCCATATTTTCCTCCACAACATTTTAAACCGGCACAGCgaatcacagagcagagaagtgatgctccaggagctgctgcctcctccagaCCCGACTGATGAAACGAGTTTTATCTCCTGTTGACAAAGACTgatcaaactttattcaaacCATCTCCGTCagcaatgaataaaaacacagggacATGTTTGGATTTTAATCAAGAAAATGTGGAGCCGACGGTGGAGCCTCCAGTTCCGGGGACAGTCAGCAGAGACACCCGGCGGAGGAGCCTCCAGTTCCGGGGACAGTCAGCAAAGAGCAGCCGACGGAGGAGCCTCCAGTTCCAGGGACAGTCAACAGAGAGCAGCCGACGGAGGAGCCTCCACTTCCAGGGACAGTCAACAGAGAGCAGCCGACGGAGGAGCCTCCAGTTCCGGGGacagtcagcagagagcagccggcggaggagcctccagttccggggacagtcagcagagagcagccgacGGAGGAGCCTCCAGTTCCAGGGACAGTCAACAGAGAGCAGCCGACGGAGGAGCCTCCACTTCCAGGGACAGTCAACAGAGAGCAGCCGACGGAGGAGCCTCCACTTCCAGGGACAGTCAACAGAGAGCAGCCGACGGAGGAGCCTCCAGTTCCGGGGAaagtcagcagagagcagccggCGGAGGAGCCTCCAGTTCCGGGGACAGTCAGCGGAGAGCAGCCGACGGAGGAGCGTCCAGTTCCGGGTCGAGTCTCAACAACGTCACGGTTCGTTTCTCCGGGTCTTCTCGGCCCGAGCTGCGAGAAGACCCGCCCCCTACTCTATCTCTGATTGGTTACAGTTAGGTAAGCAGGGCAGTGATTGTATAGTCAGAGTCAAAACACGAGGGtaaaccaatcagagacagGCAGGgattcaccttcttcttcttctacgcTACACCTGAGTAATTCTCAGTGATGCTGCCCCCTACCGTCTGTCAATGTTGCTTGTCTAACCCTAAACTGAACTTAAACCTAGAACACAAGTAGATTTAATGATTGACATGAAGACTGGATTTCGGTCCCATAATGTCAGTGTAAATAGATTTAGTTCCCACAACACAAAACCACTGCTGGGAAATCGGCCTCATAGCGTTTCCTCACTGATGTTcactgatgttcaggttcacaacaaaaCCTTGATGAATTCTTTTTGAGAAGTGAAACGTGTCAAAGTTAAAGTTCAACAACCAAGAAGTGACTCAAACCACATCAAGACAGTTTTGTTAAAAAAGGTAGAATTTTAATCAGGAAGTAAACGACTGTTAATCTATGAATGTGAAAAGTGTAAATGATGTTTGACAGAGAAAATCACCAAAGGGAACGAACAAATCCAAAATCCACAATAAAAAAGGTTTGACTGTTTTCAGCTTCAAGACAATTaattacaaatgtttaaatcaaaaataacttaatctaataagaaacacacacatttttatccaaaaataaaaatgagtcaaAAGCAAAGATCAggtttgtaaaaatgtgttttaaataaaaacaaacacaaaaacacatgaattctTACAATGTCCAATATTGTAACCTGCAAAACTGCTTGTATTTGAAGCCAAATGCATCAAGTCAAATTATAGaattaatgaatcaaacattttctaacAGAGCAGTTgtttaattcagattttctgaTACAAACTCTTGTATGAAGTCGACTTCACTGAAGAAAACTACACAACAGTTTGTAAAGTTGAAGAAATGTTGGTTTTTCCACTTGTTTTGaaaaattgtcctttttttattgattaaaattttttttcctactttGCTTTGGACTCGAGCAGAGAGCATTAAAAAAGATGAACGATGTGGAGGTAACGTGAaacattcataataataaaaaacaatcatgtataaaacagttttttatgaaaacaaacagaactaaTGAAACAAACTTTTCAGTCCTTTGTGCtgaactcttcttctcttgtgaAGTTTCACGACTTCCTGATCTTCATGTGATGAGCTGTGAGAGAACGGTCACAACACCAACATCAAACCAACTTCTATACACTTCACTGGGGCTTTTTTACGACTGCCTTAAAATTCttgaacataaaaaacatatgtTATAAATAAGTTTAAGTTGAGAAGAGTggattaattaattatatatatatgcgtgtgtgttcagATACTCACAGATTTGACTGTCTGTTTGATGTAGTCCTTTTTGCTGCTCAGGTCGTGGTCTGGGAAGCTGTCAAACACCTGAAAGTGTTGTAATTATTTGATGacttattcatttaaaatgaatttgaaatgtgCAGGATGTAAAGATAGCTCTGCTCCTTTCTCAGGCCTGTGAGCGGAGGCGGCCTCTCACCCTCTGACAGATCTGTTTCATGGTCATCTCCTCCAGATTCGCCTCCTTCAGCAAACTCTGGACCGTGTCCGTCAGCTGTCCGTCGGTCGGGGCTTTCTTGATCATCTTGATGAGCGGCTCGTCGTCGTCTGAACTGTCGTCTGCTGCAcgtgaaaacacaaagctgtgaTGAGGCCGACTGTGGAAATGGTCTGTTACTTACACTGACAGGTGATTCACACTCATCTTTTTCTATCACCAGGTAGATGATCAGCTTTAAAGAACCAACACGTTTAGATCAGATCCCTCTCACCTGTGTTCGTGTTGTTTTTGcggttgctgctgctgtcggcCTTCTTTGTCTTGGCCGCAGGTTTGACCACAGCAGGCTTCTTCTTTTTGGGctgtaaaacaaaattatttattaaactgtCAGGGCGTAGCAGAGAAAATTACTTATACATGAACATTTAAAgcaattttattaaaatactgCTGGTATTAATTAACAGTTTCTACTAAAAGaaatatgtaaagtaaaaatgtcatcaaataGTGGTACTTATCAGCTTGAACAATGTGGAGTTTGGGCCTAAAAAAATTCCATTAaccaaacattttacacaattgTTGCAAAATGTTTGCTAAGACTTTATTTaagtaattaaaaataaaaataaaatacaaccaaTTACATAGAACTCAAATtgagaatataaatataaatgtacatcTTATAAAGTGGATACTGATTTAAAACTGGTAAAACTGTCATATTCCATTTTTTGCAGGGTAATAAAAACAAGGTGTTACCTTCTCCTCAGGTTCGCTGACACTGTCGGACTCTGACTCGTCTGAAACGTCCTTCTTCGCTCTCTTCTTAGGAGGACCCGTCTTCTTCGCTGGCGTCCTTTGTCTTTTCACTGACGCTGATTTCTTTGATGCGCTCTTCCCTCCGCTCAACTCTGATTTTGAAGACTGACACAAAAATGTTAGTTACTAAAATGGAAAGTGAATGAAACATTTCCCAGAGGATCAGAACACAAACATTCCAGTTTTGTGCTTGGGTCGGAAAATCTCACATCATAATCCTCATCCTCATAATCCTCATCCTCAACGTCATCgtcgccctcctcctcttcgtcagcAGAATGCTCCGACTTGTCGGATTggtcttcctctttctctgacagtttctcctccatgtctgaTCCCTCAGCCTCAGCCGACGCCCCCaccttctcatcctcctcctcatcatcctcgtcACTGCTAGAGTCCATGACGATGGCTTTGGACTTGCGTCCTGCTTTGGACTTTTTGGGACTGGACGAGCTCATGGGTTTGGATTTGCTCTTTTTCTTGGTCGGTGTCTTCGAGTTGTCGCCCGACAGTTTCTTCTttgacttcctcttcttcctcacagGGAGACGCTGccgagacacaaacaaaaaataaaaaataaaaacactatttaTTGTCACTGTATCATGTTTTAACAAGCAATGATTCCTTTAGTTCACCTTCCCACTGTTTTTAGGTGCAATGAGGAAACTCATGATCCTGTCGACCAGATCCATGTGAGCTCCTTTCTTCTCCAGATCCAAAACACCACAGACAACTTTCAGCTTTGTGTTGTTGAAATTTGAATTTCTGCATcaaaagaacagaagaaaacatgaagctcATTGTTCACCTTcagcaattaaaacaaatctttaaatagATGTAGTTATTCATTTCCATAGAAAGTAATATGTCATTGTAAAGACAGTCTATTGTCGGTTTATATCAACACAGTTTGAAGGATGGAGAATGTTTCCGCTTTCATTCCCAGAGTTGAAAAGTAATGCTGAGTTGTAGATCAGGTAAAGCTCACTGAGCCTCGGATTCAACCAGATGAAAGTTTCTACACAGAAACTTACTTG encodes the following:
- the LOC117776587 gene encoding protein DEK-like isoform X3, with product MSEVVEEAVDSSAVSEEQVEDQQETSQEELSSVNMSRVKASVVGDIIEGKRPKKTFERFNFQAPKQMEKLKIEDGSGDKLGDIPRTSFQLTKMKPADLKPLHAILFDRPGKIATIKKNLRLFNGFGFDSDSEQYIKKRDKLRKNSNFNNTKLKVVCGVLDLEKKGAHMDLVDRIMSFLIAPKNSGKRLPVRKKRKSKKKLSGDNSKTPTKKKSKSKPMSSSSPKKSKAGRKSKAIVMDSSSDEDDEEEDEKVGASAEAEGSDMEEKLSEKEEDQSDKSEHSADEEEEGDDDSSKSELSGGKSASKKSASVKRQRTPAKKTGPPKKRAKKDVSDESESDSVSEPEEKPKKKKPAVVKPAAKTKKADSSSNRKNNTNTADDSSDDDEPLIKMIKKAPTDGQLTDTVQSLLKEANLEEMTMKQICQRVFDSFPDHDLSSKKDYIKQTVKSLIT
- the LOC117776587 gene encoding protein DEK-like isoform X1; this encodes MSEVVEEAVDSSAVSEEQVEDQQETSQEELSSVNMSRVKASVVGDIIEGKRPKKTFERFNFQAPKQMEKLKIEDGSGDKLGDIPRTSFQLTKMKPADLKPLHAILFDRPGKIATIKKNLRLFNGFGFDSDSEQYIKKRDKLRKNSNFNNTKLKVVCGVLDLEKKGAHMDLVDRIMSFLIAPKNSGKRLPVRKKRKSKKKLSGDNSKTPTKKKSKSKPMSSSSPKKSKAGRKSKAIVMDSSSDEDDEEEDEKVGASAEAEGSDMEEKLSEKEEDQSDKSEHSADEEEEGDDDVEDEDYEDEDYDSSKSELSGGKSASKKSASVKRQRTPAKKTGPPKKRAKKDVSDESESDSVSEPEEKPKKKKPAVVKPAAKTKKADSSSNRKNNTNTADDSSDDDEPLIKMIKKAPTDGQLTDTVQSLLKEANLEEMTMKQICQRVFDSFPDHDLSSKKDYIKQTVKSLIT
- the LOC117776587 gene encoding protein DEK-like isoform X2, with the translated sequence MSEVVEEAVDSSAVSEEQVEDQQETSQEELSSVNMSRVKASVVGDIIEGKRPKKTFERFNFQAPKQMEKLKIEDGSGDKLGDIPRTSFQLTKMKPADLKPLHAILFDRPGKIATIKKNLRLFNGFGFDSDSEQYIKKRDKLRKNSNFNNTKLKVVCGVLDLEKKGAHMDLVDRIMSFLIAPKNSGKRLPVRKKRKSKKKLSGDNSKTPTKKKSKSKPMSSSSPKKSKAGRKSKAIVMDSSSDEDDEEEDEKVGASAEAEGSDMEEKLSEKEEDQSDKSEHSADEEEEGDDDVEDEDYSSKSELSGGKSASKKSASVKRQRTPAKKTGPPKKRAKKDVSDESESDSVSEPEEKPKKKKPAVVKPAAKTKKADSSSNRKNNTNTADDSSDDDEPLIKMIKKAPTDGQLTDTVQSLLKEANLEEMTMKQICQRVFDSFPDHDLSSKKDYIKQTVKSLIT